The following proteins come from a genomic window of Miscanthus floridulus cultivar M001 chromosome 2, ASM1932011v1, whole genome shotgun sequence:
- the LOC136537625 gene encoding cyclin-dependent kinase F-3-like has protein sequence MERYKLLREIGDGTCGNVFMAYNVETNKIVAVKKMKRKFFQWEECVSLREVKALQKLIHPNIVKLKEVTMENHELFFIFEHMECNLYDVMRERQVPFPEGDIRNFMVQILQGLAYMHNNGYFHRDLKPENLLVTNGIVKIADFGLAREVSSNPPYTDYVSTRWYRAPEVLLQSSAYTPAIDMWAVGAILAELFTLSPLFPGESETDQLYKICTVLGTPDCTIWPEGMSLPRSCSFKFFQIPPRILWELIPNASLEAIDLIQQLCSWDPRRRPTAEQALQHPFFNVCNWVPRPVHDASHAKTEEPKAHPRLELNLWDFSTEPDECFLDLTLSLKPSFPGTDLANHVPRRTEEELLLFSGFENTPVKSGFWPLVPSDRPVGDVPVIPSWQQAYMVDSQAAFPGFSGSPFSLSLQPNLLENHSLAPIRQVNFF, from the exons ATGGAAAG GTACAAATTGTTACGGGAGATAGGTGATGGAACCTGTGGGAATGTTTTTATGGCTTATAATGTAGAAACTAATAAAATT GTTGCCGTTAAAAAAATGAAGAGAAAGTTTTTCCAATGGGAAGAATGCGTTAGTCTTCGAGAAGTGAAG GCTCTTCAGAAACTAATTCACCCTAACATTGTGAAGCTGAAGGAGGTGACGATGGAAAATCATGAGCTGTTCTTCATCTTTGAACACATG GAGTGTAATTTATATGATGTCATGAGGGAAAGGCAAGTTCCTTTCCCTGAAGGGGATATACGGAACTTTATGGTCCAAATACTGCAAGGTCTTGCATATATGCATAATAATGGGTATTTCCACCGTGATTTGAAACCTG AGAATTTGTTGGTGACAAATGGTATTGTTAAAATTGCTGACTTTGGGTTGGCTAGAGAAGTATCTTCCAATCCTCCTTACACTGATTATGTTTCCACCAGATG GTATCGGGCTCCAGAGGTTCTACTGCAATCTTCAGCTTATACACCTGCTATTG ACATGTGGGCGGTTGGTGCTATTTTGGCTGAGCTTTTTACACTGTCCCCTCTTTTTCCTGGTGAAAG TGAGACAGATCAGCTTTACAAAATATGCACTGTGCTTGGGACCCCAGATTGCACTATCTGGCCAGAGGGAATGAGCCTGCCTCGTTCATGTAGCTTTAAGTTTTTTCAG ATTCCTCCAAGAATCTTATGGGAGCTCATTCCTAATGCTTCTTTGGAAGCAATTGACTTGATCCAG CAACTTTGTTCCTGGGATCCACGAAGGAGGCCAACTGCTGAGCAAGCATTACAACATCCCTTCTTTAAT GTGTGCAACTGGGTACCAAGACCTGTCCATGATGCTTCCCATGCAAAAACAGAAGAACCTA AAGCGCATCCAAGATTGGAACTGAACCTGTGGGATTTCAGCACTGAACCTGATGAATGTTTCCTTGATTTAACTCTCAGTCTAAAGCCAAGCTTTCCTGGAACAG ACCTTGCTAACCATGTTCCGCGACGTACAGAAGAG GAACTTCTACTCTTCTCAGGATTTGAGAATACCCCTGTGAAGTCCG GTTTTTGGCCTCTGGTGCCATCTGATCGTCCCGTTGGTGATGTTCCGGTCATACCATCCTGGCAGCAGGCGTATATGGTTGACAG CCAAGCCGCATTTCCAGGATTTTCTGGCTCTCCGTTCAGCCTGTCGTTGCAGCCGAACCTGTTGGAGAACCATTCGCTAGCACCAATCCGGCAGGTGAATTTCTTCTGA